One Lycium barbarum isolate Lr01 chromosome 5, ASM1917538v2, whole genome shotgun sequence genomic window carries:
- the LOC132642224 gene encoding transcription factor PRE6-like: protein MSNRRSRSRISDDQIADLVSKLQQLIPEIRNRRSDKASASKVLQETCNYIRNLHSEVDGLSDRLSQLLESIDSDSAQAAIIRSLLM, encoded by the exons ATGTCAAACAGAAGATCACGTTCCAGAATAAGTGATGATCAGATTGCTGATCTCGTTTCCAAGTTGCAACAACTTATTCCTGAAATTCGTAATAGGCGTTCTGACAAG GCGTCAGCTTCAAAAGTGCTGCAGGAGACTTGCAACTATATAAGAAATTTACATAGCGAAGTGGATGGCCTGAGTGACAGATTATCACAGCTTTTGGAATCAATTGACAGTGATAGTGCTCAAGCTGCCATTATTAGAAGCTTACTTATGTAG